The genomic window GAGTAATTATGACGTCAGCGATCGGGAGCTCATGgcggtgaagttggcattagaggagtggaCACACTGACTAGAGGATGCCAAGGACCCATTTCTCATCCTCAATGACCACCGGAACCTGGCGTACATATGGACAGCAAGGCAGCTGAACCCTTGGCAAGGTGGGCCCTTTTTTTTCACTAGATTCGACTTCACTCTGACATATCGCCCAGGTTCAAAGAACACCAAAGCCGATGCCTTGTCCCATCTCTACGATTCGGGAGAGGTTCCTGTCCTGAGTTGCACCCATATTTCCGCCCTCTCGAGTTGCAGCCCTGGTCTGGGACGTAGATGCGAACATTCGCCAGGCCCTGGGAAGGGAATTCACACCTGcttttggctcccgagtggtacagcagtctaaggcactgcatctcagtgctagaggcgtcactacagaaacTGGTTTGATCCCGGCCTGCATCACAACTGGCCgtaatcgggagtcccatagggcggcgtacaattggcccagcgtcatccgggttatgggagggtttggccggtgtaggccatcattgtaaaataagaacttgttcttaactgacttgcctagttaacctctctagggtatgtgggacgaaatcgtcccacctacgtaacagccactgaaatccagtggcgcgatttttgaatcgttagaaatactattacttcaatttctcaaacatatgactattttacagctatttaaagacaagaatctcgttaatctaaccccactgtccgatttcaaaaaggctttacaacgaaagcaaaacattagattatgtcagcagagtgcccagccagaaaaaatcagacacccatttttcaagctagcatatcatgtcacataaacccaaaccacagctaaatgcagcactaacctttgatgatcttcatcagatgacaatcctaggacattatgttatacaatacatgcatgttttgttcaatcaagttcatatttatatcaaaaaccagctttttacattagcatgtgacgttcagaaaaagcataacccccgcaaacttccggggaatttactaacagtttgctaaattactcacgataaacgttcacaaaaagcataacaattattttaagaattatagatacattactcctctatgcactcgatatgtccgattttaaaatagcttttcggatgaagcacattttgcaataatctaagtacatagcccggcattacagggctagctatttagatacccacccaggtcagcctccaccaaaatcacatttcctataagaaaaatgttcttaccttgcttgttcttcatcagaatacactgccaggacttctacttcaataacaaatgttggtttggtcccaaataatccatcgttatatccaaacagcgacgttttgttcgtgagttctagacactatcagaatgcttcttcacggtcccgcgcatggcgcattggcgtgtcaaaaatgtctaaatattccattaccgtacttcgaagcatgtcaaccgctgtttaaaaccaatttttatgccatttatctcgtacataagtgataatattccgaccgggagtatgcattgagcctaaacagccgaataaaatttctcctcaggagcgactcgtgcacgtgcctcattcaaaggtcctctgagtcgacacttacaaaaggtgataatgtgtttcagcctgaggctccctcgtaaaccttcagttatttcccgggctctgagagcctattggagccctgggaattgtcacgttacagctaagatccttacttttcaataaaaagatgcaagacgcacgactccttgtcagacagggtatttcctgcttgaaaccttgtcaggtttttgcctgccataggagttctgttatactcacagacaccattcaaacagttttagaaaattcagagtgttttctatccaaacctgaacaataatatgcatattctagcttctgagttggtgtaggaggcagttaaaaatgggaacatattttttccaaaattctcaatgctgccccctatcccgtagaggttaaataaataaaatacctgTCCCCCTGAGGGCACCTACGTTCCCACGGGCATAAGGGATCGGCCGCTGACCAGGGTGCACACAGCCTTCATCGCTGGACATGCAGGTATCACCCGCACTATTCAGTCAATCTCTGGAAAGTACTGGTGGCTCACCTTGCTACAGGACGTTACTCTCTATGTAAACTCCTGTTCTGTATGTGCCCAAGCTAAATCTCCCTGGCATGCTCCAGCAGGGAAACACCTTCACCTTCCCATACCTCTGTGTCCTTGGTCTCATATGTCCATTGATTTTTGTCACTGATGTCCCCTTCTCTGATGGTTTCACCACCTTTTTGGTGGTTTTGGACAGATTCTTGATATCTTTCCATTTTatccccctctgctctctctaccGCTCTTCAGGTCGCTGAACTGTTCCAAcaggtcttccggcactatggccttccagtggacattgtctctgaccgtggcccccaattcacGCCACAGGTATGGAAagccttcatggagaagctgggAGTCACTGGCCTCAGTCTAACGGGTAgctggagaggatgaaccaggagctgaGGAAGTTTCCGGGACTGGCAGGGGAAGTGGGCCTGATTCCTTCCCTGGGCCGAGTGCACCCAGAATTCATTGCGTCACTCCTCCACCGGGCTGACTctcttccagtgtgttctgggttatcAGCCAGCCCTGGCTCCGTGGACCCCGAGCCAGACCGATGCCCCTGTGGTGGACGAGAGGTTCAGGCGTGCAGAGGTTTGGAACAATGCCGACTTGAGGCGCGCCGTCCGCCACCAGAAGGAGCAGGCGGCTTGCCATCACTGAGGCTCAcgtgttccatcctggtgatcgCGTCTGACTCTCCACCAAGAACTTCCCACTCCACCTGTCCTGTAAGAAGCTGAGCCTCTGGTTTGTGGGGCTGTTCAAGTTGACAGATTACAGCTCCCCACTAACTACCGTATCTCACCCTCTtttcatgtttccctcctcaggccagtggttcctggtcccctggctgatGCCGTCCTCCACAACACCCCTCCCCTGGACATCGAGGGAAGCCCCGCCTCAGCCGTCCGATACCTCCAGTACTCTCGACGTTGTTTGTGTCGGCtccagtacctcgtggactgggaggggtacagtccagaggagcggtgttgggttcCGGTGGATGACATTCTAGATCCCAACATCATCTGAGATATCCACCTTTGCTAGCTGGCCTGCTCCTCGCCCTCGGGGTCGTCACCCCCGTCATCCAACGTCTGGAGCCCCTCGACGCGGGGGGAGGTGGGGTGTACTGTCACATCTACTCCCGCTCGACGTCGCCTGTTGACTAACgtccggtcctggcaacccatcattagacacacctggacttcatcgcTACCCTGATTACTTCCCCTTACGCTAACACTGTAGCATTACTCATCAGGCTGTATTGGTTCTGTTTTCTTTACCAGATGTGTCTCTTGTTTTGTATCGCTCCATGTTCATTATTATTCAACTCAacaactgcacctgcttcctgactttGCAAAACTATTTATTGTTTCAGGTAGATAAAGTTACAGAACCACGAGACCATATGTTCAAAAATAATTGTATGCGTTACTGTAATTCAGAATTTAGCTGCCATAGTACACATGAAACTAAATGTACCATTTACTCTTGGAGCACTCTTTGTCATCTCCACTTGAGACCGGTTGAGGTTGCACAAGTTCTTTTGTGACTCACTGGACATAGCTAGTGTAGCTAACTGCTGTGACTATTAGCTAGCTATGTAACCGGGTGCTTTCTTGCCTAGTCTTAGCTACAGTAGACTACTGATGTTTTACAAACAAAAATACTAGCTAGCTCAATTAGCTACCAAATATCACATAGCTGGCTACCTCTACCCTAAGAGTTAGCTGGCGTTAACGGAGAAACTTTGACAACTATGACCAGTCCAAAAATGAAGGTTGCTACAAAATACACTACAAATACAATAGCTACAATTACCTAGTTTGAACTTTTTGGTATCTTCTCCGGCTGGCCTCGACTGTTAACCAACGACCGTTGGAAAGTCAAGTGGCGAGGCCGGCTTGAGCTACAAGGCAGACGGCTGGAGCAGCACAGGCCACCGCTGCTGGATCGTGTGTTTTTGGTTCCTTTAGAGATAATGCTAGCTCCCTATTAAGGATACTTCAGCAAGCATTGATGTTGGCAATAGACAATTTTGAAAATTACAATCACAGATTTGTAAAACAATGTGAGGTCTCAATCTTGAATTAAACTTAGTCTATGTTCCGGTTCAGTAAAAATGTGGCATGCAACCTTGGGTTATGACAAACACTATGACAAAGTTACACAGTTGGTGATACAATTCATAACTTACCTAGTTTAGATGCTCTGTTCCATCTTATCAGAATGTGCAGGCAGCCCTGCTACTGTCAAaagttccatacagaaatgtttgatgTCTCATAAATATGAGGTGTGCAAAAATAATAAATGTGACATTAAGCAGACTCCTTTATCCATGCATTAATATTCTGTTCGTGGCCCCAGGGATTGAACCCACAATCATGGTCCTTATTTATTTtgttaatatattttttatttaacaaggcaagtcggttaagaacaaattcttatttacaatgacatccggccaaacctggatgacagtgggccaattgtgcgccgccctatgggactcccaatcacagccagatgtgatgcagcctggatttgaaccagggactgtagtgacgccactcaggagcccaatagGCTATAGACTAAATATGTAacagtttaacctgttggggctagggggcagtatttgcacggccggataaaaaacgtacccaatttaaactggttactactcttgcccagaaacgagaatatgcatataattagtagatttggatagaaaacactctaaagtttctaaaactgtttgaatggtgtctgtgagtataacagaactcatatggcaggccaaaacctgagaagattccatacaggaagtgccttgtctgacaatttgttctccttctgtggcatctctatcgaaaatacagcatctctgctgtaacgtgacattttctaaggcttccattggctctcagagggcgccagaaagtggaatgacgtctctccagtctctgggcaaaaaacagcaggagattttgtgagtggtcaggctgagaacagtgacactggagatgcgcgttcatgtgaattctccatgtttttctttctctctttgaatgaatacaacgtcgcccggttggaatattatcgctattttacgagaaaaatcgcataaaaattgattttaaacagcgtttgacatgcttctaagtacggtaatggaatattttgaatttttttgtcacgaaatgcgctcgcgagtcacccttcggatactgacctgaagatatttggatataactatggattatttcgaaccaaaacaacatgttgttgaagtagaagtcctgggagtgcattctgacgaagaacagcaaaggtaatccaatttttcttatagtaaatctgcgtttggtgagggccaaacttggtgggtgtcaaattagctagccgtgatggccaggctatctactcagaatattgcaaaatgtgcttttgccgaaaagctattttaaaatctgacataaaggagttctgtatctataattcttaaaataattgttatgtattttgtgaacgttaaccgtgagtaatttagtaaattcaccagaagtttgcggtgggtatgctagttctgaacatcacatgctaatgtaaaaagctggtttttgatataaatatgaacttgattgaacaaaacatgcatgtattgtataacataatgtcctaggagtgtcatctgatgaagatcatcaaaggttagtgctgcatttagctgtggttttggtttttgtgacatatatgcttgctttgaaaatggctgtgtgattatttttggcagggtactctcctgacataatctaatgttttgctttcgctgtaaagcctttttgaaatcggacagtgtggttagattaacgagagtcttgtctttaaaatggtgtaaaatagtcatatgtttgagaaattgaagttatagcatttacgaggtatttgtatttcgcgccacgcgattccactggctgttgactaggtgggacgcgtcccaccttgcccagggaggttaatagGCTATTGCAATAATTCAACATGCATGGTTGTAGACTGCATCACTACTTCAGCCTCGGTAGCAGATTATCTAATGGAAGATATAGGCCTATGCGTTCCTCCAGGTTGTGCTCTGCGGTCCCAGGCATACTCCACTATTGATATCATTAGGCCTACGGTTTTagaaaatacaattattttaccTCCTAGGCTACAACACAGCGCAACGAGGAATGTATTATTGTTAGTACACAATTATTGTCTTGGCTAAACTGCGGTGATGTAGACTAATTTGAATAAGAACTCAAATGTCCTTTTGTATTTAATGCCGAAATAAAGCCCTGATTATACAACCATTTGGATCAGATATGGGTTTATTCTCTACAGTTTACAGGGTACAGAAAATTACATTAGGCCACTCATATGGTGTATTTTGTCAGGATGTATCGGCGTTTACAGATAGGCCTACCAAAGAAAAATAGACTATATATAGCCTATGACATTGAAATGTGCTGTCTGTTGTGGATCATGTATCCCAAGTTGTCCTTTAATTAACGTGGCCACCAGCATATGCCTAAAAATTGTGTGGAGTTCCGCAAAAAAATGTGGAGTAAAATCTAATTCATTTATAGCATAGATTCTCTAGTGTCCTTCTCTATCTAGTAGTCTAATGGACCGAATTTTAGCTTGCAAATTACCTAGGAAATTCGAGGTGAAATTATTACATTAATTTGTTTTTTATTCTTCCATCACCTTCCGAATAAAAATCTCAGATGTCCCTACTTCTGAAAAAGTTAATCGGGCCAGATATGCTGAAATTGACTTGGCCCGAATACCATTAGCCGGAACCCTAGAGTAATATGATTCTGCCGGACTCGGCAAGAGTATGAAGCCCCCCATGTATGAGTCGATGTCGAGTCCCCCCGACTCTCAAATGGAATAGGCCCGAACCCACCATGTTGACTGGGAAATGTTCAAATTTCTCAATGTTAATCTCTGTTCAAATTCTGCTCTTTTCTTTCCAGGGGAGGATGCCCCCGGACCCCCCTACTGGCTTTGGCCCTATATTGGCTTCTAATCCTAGAATTAGCCATGCTGGCAATTCATGTGTagtgatttttatatatatatttatttttattatgtttCATAAGAAGAAAGGATATTTGTAGTGATATCCTATGTTTATTTGCTATTGTATTGTAATTTGaatttaagaaaaaaaaagaatttgACTGCGTGTGAACGGGGCGAAATGAACGTAAAGGCTATACACAATGATTTGCTCGTTTGTTTCAGTTAACGATTTTATTCATTTCCACCGACCAAAGAGTTCAGGGAGTTATACTGAACCAAATGGCTCGCGTTATTTGTTAGCAAGCGAATTGTGAGCCCCAAATCATTGTTCCTCGATAGCTGTTCAGCTAGCCAGTCTGCTAACGTTTCGCATTTGTGTTAGCTCATCGAAATAGCTACAGACAGAAGCAATGCCCAGGTAACTGTCATCAATGCATTCGACACCTAGCGTTGTGTGACACTCAGGTACTGTTGCTCATATTCCCTCCTTTGTTTTGTTCCTTGTTTTGATTTTGATTGAATAAGCATGCTTTCTCTGGGGCGCTTAGAATTAGATTGGTCAGGTAATGTTAGCCAGGTTGCAAGCTGTTGGTGGTCTGGTTAGCACTGATTTAATAGCTAGCTGTTCAATACAGTTGATTAACTCTAGTGTCTATTTCTTTAGCTACTTTCTCTGGGAGACATGAATTGACTGCTGTTGTttacagatctctctctctccccttctcagtCTCCCCACCATGAAACTGGTTCGCCTCCTGTGTCGTCACAAGACGGCTCTGGCCATTGCAGGAGTCTGCCTATTCGCTGTAGTCGTCCTCTTCCTCGCCAAGTGTACCTCCGAGACACTGAAACAGGGCCAGGTCGACCCTCCAGGCCTTGCACCCCACGCTGCCCACTCCCGGCCCAGAGCAGAGGACCCCAAGCCCCCCTCACGCCCCAAAGACCTCTCAGCCTTCCTCGTGGTCCTCATCACCACAGGACCCAAGTACACAGAGCGGCGGAGCATTATCCGCAGCACATGGCTGACTAAGAAGGACCCGGAGGTTCTAGCTATGTTTGTGGTGGGAACCGAGGGTCTACTGGCCGAGGATATGCAGAACCTCAACACAGAGCAGGGCCGACACAAAGACCTGCTCTTACTCCCCGAGCTGCGGGACTCGTATGAGAACCTGACTCTGAAGCTGCTGCACATGTACTCCTGGCTGGATCACAATGTAGACTTTAAGTTTGTTTTAAAAGCAGATGACGACACCTTTGCTCGCCTGGACCTGCTGAAGGTGTGTGTTTTGATATGGGATGCGTCCCTGGTGTTGGTACGCAGCCCCGGGGTTTTGTGATGTGTTGTTTGTTATGTGATTTTCTTTACAGTTTTGCCTTTTTAAAACGTTTCTGTTGTGTGATATGGATAGAAACACATTTCTGTgcaaacacacaataacatatcATCTCTTCTCATCTAAAGGAGGAGCTAAAGACTAAAGAACCCAGCCGGCTGTACTGGGGGTTCTTCTCAGGCCGCGGTCGTGTCAAAACTGCAGGGAAGTGGAGGGAGTCGGCTTGGGAGCTGTGTGACTACTACCTACCTTACGCCCTGGGTGGAGGCTATCTGCTCTCCTGCGACCTAATCCACTACGTGCGGATCAACGCTGCCTTCCTCAAGGTGTGGCAGAGCGAGGACGTGTCGCTGGGTGCTTGGCTGGCCCCCGTGGACGTCAAACGGACGCACGACCCACGCTTCGACACGGAGTACAAGTCACGGGGCTGTAGTAATAAGTACCTGGTGACCCACAAGCAGAGCCTGGAGGATATGTTAGAGAAACAGCAGACACTGCAGAGAGACGGGAGGTTGTGTAAAGAAGAGGTTAAACACAGACTGAGTTATGTATACGACTGGAGCGTCCCGCCATCCCAGTGCTGCCAGAGGAAGGATGGAGTACCCTGATAACCCCTGACCCTCTCTGACCCTGTCCATCCTCACCGATGTTTTCCCAGGCAGTATGGTGTTCTCCCTCAGCCTTGCTCTGTCGTTGTCCCCCACCTCCCCTCTTGTTCTGTTGCCCTTCAACTAAAACATTTGTGTTGACCTCCATAGAACGTGTCTGTTATGGCAGCCTGCCTATGAAAAGACCTGAGGAAAACACTGTTCCCTTTCCCTTTTTATATGTTTACTTGTTTATTTATTCTGGTGCCCTCACTGACTCACTGAAGCTCTCACAGACAAAGCAGATTGAcaaaaggtgcttttccttaaagGAACtgtacagtcacctctcatggcagaccttgtggatctgctgccatgggtttgggttttctgtttaacagaagtactgagtggagggggagccaggccatttaggatcttgaatacaagacatgcgtcgatgtattgcacaagatttttccaactcaggagctcatgctttctgaggatgtgacagtgatgatggctattgggcttcctatcaagcactttgagaggcTGTTTGTAGatagactgaatgggttttaatgttgtacagcaagattgggcccaactagtcaagcagtatgttaagtgggggagtatcatagtacagttttgctacctcaGTAGTCACAATTTCGTATGAATTGGAAAATAGCGAGGTTGAGTTACGTTTTTTTCACCTGCTTTTttaaagagaggttggaatcaagtatgatgccaatgtacttaaaatcggacaccacttggagcttctcccctgacacatagacatctggctcagtagcatcagttaccctctttgtgaagaacaggcagacagttttttttcacattgagatgcaaacatgagtcactgagccactttgtaacctggaccattacagtagtgagttcttgtgcagcttgttgtttgcatgcacatatatcacctgcatacatttgaacttcagacccagtatagacagaaggcagatcattaatgtacaggctgaataggaggggccccagtattgagccttggggcacgcccacatcagagtgggcgacagctcattgctaaCTGACACACTGGGTTCTgtcttcaaggtatgatttcctCCATCTCATTCCTCTCTCTATTTACATATTCCTGGGGTCTGTCTTTAAGTGAAAGTGGACCTATtggtgaatgtgatgaaagtgaTGATCTTGATATGAATATGGTGCTTATTACCTATTGATGAGGAACAATGGTCTAGAATTATATATTCAGGGCTTGATGGTGTTTGGAGTTGTATTGAGGTTAAATATGTATAATGttggcctctctcctctcccctgattATTGAGagcctgttctgttctgctggGAGATTTAACCCACCTGCTGTCTGTGTTTGGTTGACGTATTTGCAAAGCCCAGTGATGCCcaacagagctgtgtgtgtgttcagctgaGCTTCTGTATTGGCAGTTTTCCAGCTGGCATTTGGTTACTTTTCAACAAACGAAAAAATAACTGCTTCCATTAAAGATGTTGAAAGACAGTGTGACTGTCCTCTCCTCATCACCAGTGTTGTTTAAAaacgttttgtcacacaacttcAAATTGAATTGTTTAAAACATTTTGACCTATTGAACATTTCATTGAAATGCTTTTGAAAAGTGTATTTTTGGAATAAAATCTTTATTAAGCAGTTATTTGTTGGAATAAAATACCATCCACTTTTGTTACTAAGACAAAAGCCAGCAGACTTAGAGCTGTTGTAGCAATATATTGTTTTGGCACAGTTTTCCGGAACTGAGATTGATTAATAGGTACTCATATCAATATGTATACACCTATACttattggtactgtatatctgtcaTTTAGGAATAAAGAGTGTTGTACTACTGTAAGCTATATAACAACATTGTCTCAGCGGGCCTAATATGACAGTTAAATCTGGTCTCCCATTATAACCTAGTCGTGTTGACTGTTTACTGTTTTCACCATCTGTGACTGAGCATCAGCTCGCGCTGGTGGTCACGATGTAGGGGAGATTCCTGGACGGGATTGGACGGATTCCAGGATGGATGAGGTCATGGATAATGTCATCGTGGCCCTCGACAGAGACAAACAAAAGGGCCTTTTGACAGACGTAGCTCCCCGACAGAGGAGGAAGAGTGTTACATTTTTTTAGAGGGCTGTCAAACGATAAATGCAATCGGGTTAATCGCAGGATTTGCTGTTATTAATCCCGATTTATTGCAAATTCAGAATTTGCTTAAAAGTAAGCTGTAATTTAAGATTGAAAATCATTACAATCATGTGTGTCTTGATTTGGTCCAAATGAATGTTTAGCAAAATCAGGTAAATTGATAAAGCACACTTTATTTAACAACGTCAACTGTTTTTAGCTCTCTAAATGATGTTTAGTGTATTTCAAATGCTTTCAGACAATACGATTAAATCACGGCAAAAAAATATGTTGCACTAAAATTACATAAAAGGTTAACTCAAGTTGACTGATTAACTCTGACAGTCCTATTTTTTGTTAACCATAATAATTGCCTTAGTATTTACTGAAGATAACAAAGTAAATGGTTATTATGCAGTAATTGCTGGGGAAAGGAATTGGACACTTCATTGAGGTATTGTACGAGTCATCTTTAAGGTAATAAATTATTGTTTTCCGTTACTATTCATGCTCTTTGGCAAAATTAAATGTTATTGCCAACAAAATACACAAAGAACTCACCTCTCTTGTGGCTTCTGATATCTATTTCCTGTAAACACCTGTTGAGAGTGGAAGATAAGCAATATATAGGAATTCACACATCAGTAGGGAAATCACTATATCTCTCAAAACGTTTATCTTATAGTGAAGTcacaacattttctctcaacTTTATAACTCTCCTTAAAACACACTCACTGTATCATGATAAACCCCCACTTCACAAAAAAAACAGCCTTACCTGTGTGCAGGGATAGCCACATAACAGCTAAACTGCTGCTCtgaagaaagagggaggaagctTGTGCTCTCGGGATGAATCTTGATTGAGGGAGaagcactcacacacagacacgcacgccaAAGTAAAATCTTGTTTCCATGTGAAGCTATCCCATCACTCAGAGTTGAATCAGCAGCGGTGGAAGTGAATGTGGTGTTATGTTGAACAGGTGCATCTTACAGCTCTATGCAGGTCAAATCTGATTCCCTGTCTAATTGTCGctccctcctgctctccctccGGCAGGAGAAACTGGTGTCACAGCTGCTCAGCTCAAGAGAGAGCGGGGGGCGAGAGCAGATGGGGAATTATCCACCTGAGAACACAGACAGCAGTTAACATCTCTTTTTAAAGAGAGTTAACCAAATATGGATATTGAGATTCTTGAGAAGCCCTGGCCTAtatatttaaaggcaatgttcccgcgtttgcggagactgcattcacggtaaacgctgcatgtcagctcaatcggaaattacctttaaattgcaAACGCGCAATTCcggcgatacggattgaatcaagCCCTAGGTTTGTTTCATTTGAGGAGTGTGAACATAATTCTGTAAAACAATCAGAAAGAAACAAAGGGGATCTTTGATTGGACCTTTTTTGAAATCCCAGTCAATGGATCATCAACACCAGATAACATAATCATTTCTAAAGTATACAAAGCATAATGGTGAAAGCAATGAAAAGTGACATTGCCAGGCTATTCTACCCTCATCCAGAATTTAACCCACCATTATCA from Salmo trutta chromosome 16, fSalTru1.1, whole genome shotgun sequence includes these protein-coding regions:
- the LOC115151055 gene encoding beta-1,3-galactosyltransferase 6-like isoform X1, producing the protein MPSLPTMKLVRLLCRHKTALAIAGVCLFAVVVLFLAKCTSETLKQGQVDPPGLAPHAAHSRPRAEDPKPPSRPKDLSAFLVVLITTGPKYTERRSIIRSTWLTKKDPEVLAMFVVGTEGLLAEDMQNLNTEQGRHKDLLLLPELRDSYENLTLKLLHMYSWLDHNVDFKFVLKADDDTFARLDLLKEELKTKEPSRLYWGFFSGRGRVKTAGKWRESAWELCDYYLPYALGGGYLLSCDLIHYVRINAAFLKVWQSEDVSLGAWLAPVDVKRTHDPRFDTEYKSRGCSNKYLVTHKQSLEDMLEKQQTLQRDGRLCKEEVKHRLSYVYDWSVPPSQCCQRKDGVP
- the LOC115151055 gene encoding beta-1,3-galactosyltransferase 6-like isoform X2, which encodes MKLVRLLCRHKTALAIAGVCLFAVVVLFLAKCTSETLKQGQVDPPGLAPHAAHSRPRAEDPKPPSRPKDLSAFLVVLITTGPKYTERRSIIRSTWLTKKDPEVLAMFVVGTEGLLAEDMQNLNTEQGRHKDLLLLPELRDSYENLTLKLLHMYSWLDHNVDFKFVLKADDDTFARLDLLKEELKTKEPSRLYWGFFSGRGRVKTAGKWRESAWELCDYYLPYALGGGYLLSCDLIHYVRINAAFLKVWQSEDVSLGAWLAPVDVKRTHDPRFDTEYKSRGCSNKYLVTHKQSLEDMLEKQQTLQRDGRLCKEEVKHRLSYVYDWSVPPSQCCQRKDGVP